In Bacillota bacterium, one DNA window encodes the following:
- a CDS encoding 2-oxoacid:ferredoxin oxidoreductase subunit beta, with protein MAETQTLSIQTQPVQRQPKDYRSHLEPIWCPGCGDYGVLNALLKAMSQLNLDPDRTVLVSGIGCSSRTPSFVATYGFHGVHGRILPVATGIKLANPELTVIGVGGDGDAYAIGMEHFPHAARRNIDITYIVMNNQIYGLTKGQTSPTSSHGFVTKTTPFGNVEGMLNPLQIAIVSGATFVARGYSGMPNHLARLISEAIRHRGFALVDVFSPCVTFNKVQTYDHYKGKVYEIPETHDPTDKYAALRLAEEENPFPVGILYRVERPTLDEELAHIQQQAYTENASVEQLFKRYM; from the coding sequence ATGGCAGAGACACAGACCTTATCCATACAAACCCAGCCCGTCCAGCGCCAGCCGAAGGACTACAGAAGCCATCTGGAGCCTATCTGGTGCCCCGGCTGTGGCGACTATGGCGTGCTGAACGCCCTGCTGAAAGCCATGAGCCAGCTGAATCTGGATCCCGACAGGACGGTGCTGGTCTCAGGTATCGGATGCTCCAGCCGAACGCCCAGCTTCGTGGCGACATACGGCTTTCACGGAGTACACGGGCGTATCCTGCCGGTAGCAACAGGCATCAAGCTGGCAAACCCCGAACTAACGGTCATCGGAGTGGGCGGGGACGGCGATGCCTACGCGATTGGCATGGAGCATTTCCCCCACGCCGCCCGACGCAACATCGACATCACCTACATCGTGATGAACAACCAGATTTACGGTTTGACGAAAGGACAGACCTCACCCACCAGCTCGCACGGCTTTGTGACCAAGACCACCCCCTTTGGCAACGTAGAGGGCATGTTGAACCCGCTACAAATCGCCATCGTGTCGGGAGCCACCTTCGTGGCGCGCGGTTACTCCGGCATGCCCAATCATCTGGCGCGCCTCATTTCGGAAGCCATCCGGCATCGCGGTTTCGCGCTGGTGGACGTGTTCAGCCCATGCGTGACCTTCAACAAGGTGCAGACCTACGACCACTATAAAGGTAAAGTATACGAAATCCCCGAAACGCACGACCCGACGGACAAGTACGCCGCGCTGCGGCTGGCGGAGGAAGAGAATCCGTTCCCCGTCGGCATCCTGTATCGGGTGGAGCGCCCCACACTGGATGAAGAACTCGCCCACATCCAGCAGCAGGCATATACCGAGAACGCCAGCGTGGAGCAGCTGTTTAAGCGGTACATGTAG
- a CDS encoding 2-oxoacid:acceptor oxidoreductase subunit alpha, giving the protein MEGSRTDFVVRLAGESGEGVLSLGEMLTTALARLGYEVYTFRTYPAEIKGGTVLYQVRVADHVLLSYGSRVDVFVALNEEGYRDNIASLRAGGTLIYDSDNVPTHDLPNHRVIPVPIGTIAKETGSILTKNMVALGVILRYLGAPVEAGEKIAEQTFKRKGEEVVQRNYQALHAGYHYVSEHIDRWTPLLAGIDRGNPDRLIINGNEAIALGAIHAGVGVYAGYPITPATDIMEVLAPVLPRFGGVVIQAEDEISSLGIVLGASFAGKRAMTATSGPGFSLMVEQINLAAQAEIPAVIVDVQRGGASTGLPTKTSQGDLNIALYGVHNESPRVVMAPTSVEDCFYLIQHAFNIAERYQLPVIVLSDQSLAHRRCTIPKPDLARVPRWERIMPDVSTNGHYARYAITETGVSPMAIPGVPHKAYMSTGIEHNEWSDPTYTPENLQAMKSKRFRKLQHLGEQYAEQFVRVWGEPEGADVGIIGWGSTEGVIREAIQLAQQEGVKAAALYPKMLMPLPVKCMEEFASKVKRVLVPEKNFTGQFAAYLRSQTNIEPFSYAKDTGLPFDPEEIKEEIIRVARM; this is encoded by the coding sequence ATGGAAGGCTCACGAACAGACTTTGTGGTGCGCCTGGCGGGAGAGTCGGGCGAAGGGGTGCTGAGCCTCGGTGAGATGCTAACGACGGCGTTAGCGCGATTGGGCTATGAAGTATACACCTTCCGCACCTATCCTGCCGAGATTAAAGGGGGCACCGTGCTGTATCAGGTGCGTGTTGCAGACCACGTGCTTCTCTCCTACGGCAGTCGTGTGGATGTATTTGTGGCACTGAACGAGGAGGGTTATCGTGACAACATCGCCTCGCTGCGCGCGGGGGGCACGCTGATTTACGACAGCGACAATGTGCCCACCCATGACCTGCCCAACCACCGCGTGATCCCCGTTCCCATTGGCACGATAGCCAAAGAGACAGGCTCGATACTCACCAAGAACATGGTGGCACTGGGGGTGATTCTACGCTATCTTGGCGCGCCGGTGGAAGCGGGCGAAAAGATTGCCGAGCAGACCTTCAAGCGGAAAGGCGAAGAGGTCGTGCAGAGAAACTATCAGGCGCTGCACGCGGGATACCACTACGTTTCCGAGCATATAGACCGGTGGACTCCCCTGCTCGCGGGCATAGACAGGGGCAACCCCGATCGCCTCATCATCAACGGCAACGAGGCGATAGCGCTGGGAGCCATCCATGCGGGGGTCGGCGTGTACGCGGGTTATCCCATTACCCCTGCGACGGACATCATGGAGGTGCTGGCGCCGGTTTTGCCTCGCTTTGGTGGAGTGGTTATCCAGGCGGAAGACGAAATCTCGTCGCTGGGGATTGTTCTGGGTGCGTCCTTCGCGGGCAAGCGCGCCATGACCGCGACATCCGGACCCGGCTTTTCGCTGATGGTCGAGCAGATTAACCTCGCGGCGCAGGCGGAAATCCCGGCGGTGATTGTGGACGTACAACGGGGAGGCGCAAGCACGGGTCTACCCACGAAGACCTCTCAGGGTGACCTGAATATCGCCCTGTATGGCGTGCACAACGAGTCGCCGCGCGTGGTGATGGCGCCGACCAGCGTGGAAGACTGTTTCTATCTGATTCAGCACGCCTTCAATATCGCCGAGCGCTACCAGCTGCCGGTCATCGTGCTGTCCGACCAGTCGCTGGCGCACCGTCGCTGTACCATCCCGAAGCCTGATCTGGCGCGCGTGCCGCGCTGGGAGCGCATCATGCCGGATGTCAGCACCAATGGCCATTACGCCCGCTATGCCATCACAGAAACCGGCGTCTCGCCCATGGCGATACCCGGCGTGCCACACAAAGCCTATATGTCGACAGGTATCGAGCATAACGAGTGGAGCGACCCCACCTACACGCCCGAAAACCTGCAGGCGATGAAATCCAAGCGATTCCGCAAGCTACAACACCTCGGCGAGCAATATGCGGAACAGTTTGTGCGCGTGTGGGGCGAGCCCGAGGGGGCGGACGTGGGCATCATCGGCTGGGGTTCCACCGAGGGAGTCATCCGCGAAGCCATTCAGCTGGCGCAACAGGAAGGCGTGAAGGCGGCAGCCCTGTACCCGAAGATGCTGATGCCCCTGCCGGTGAAGTGCATGGAGGAGTTCGCCAGCAAGGTCAAAAGGGTGCTGGTGCCGGAAAAGAACTTTACCGGTCAATTCGCCGCCTATCTGCGTTCGCAAACGAATATCGAACCGTTTTCCTACGCGAAGGATACGGGTTTGCCCTTTGACCCGGAAGAAATCAAAGAAGAAATCATCCGCGTTGCCCGGATGTGA
- a CDS encoding DUF6062 family protein yields MMHLPEVALEEALREGECALCWLAHRHLLRRVDALFREHVNDPLWRQSLREGKGLCTYHAALVLSRADVLSLSIIAEDVLAHASLTAPSERARSARDCLLCDAQAHDVAQAANLLTQLLRQVEWRAHYEESKGLCLPHLRSVLQSATPEVQAWLIANERQRWQTMRAQLQEVIRKHDYRYQHEPWGDEVGSWRRAIHKLYGVFAEEVHHER; encoded by the coding sequence ATGATGCATCTGCCGGAGGTGGCACTGGAAGAGGCATTGCGGGAAGGTGAATGCGCCCTGTGCTGGCTGGCGCATCGGCACCTGTTGCGCCGGGTAGACGCGCTCTTCAGGGAGCATGTCAACGACCCGCTATGGCGGCAATCTCTGCGCGAAGGTAAGGGTTTGTGCACCTACCACGCCGCGCTGGTGCTCTCACGGGCAGATGTGCTGTCCCTGTCGATCATCGCCGAAGACGTGCTGGCGCACGCATCGCTCACTGCCCCCTCCGAACGGGCGCGCAGCGCGCGGGATTGCCTTCTATGTGACGCACAGGCGCACGATGTGGCGCAGGCGGCAAATCTGCTGACACAGCTGCTTCGTCAGGTAGAATGGCGGGCACACTATGAGGAAAGCAAAGGGCTTTGCCTGCCTCACCTGCGGAGTGTGTTGCAGAGCGCGACGCCGGAAGTACAGGCGTGGCTTATCGCCAACGAGAGGCAGCGATGGCAGACCATGCGGGCGCAGCTGCAGGAGGTCATCCGCAAGCACGACTACCGCTACCAGCATGAGCCGTGGGGCGATGAGGTGGGCAGCTGGAGGCGGGCGATTCACAAACTCTACGGCGTTTTTGCCGAGGAGGTGCACCATGAACGATAG
- a CDS encoding cation:proton antiporter has product MNVWWTAFIWVALALAASVVSIRLALSVALAEILFGVLGGNLLHIQTNEWINFLAGLGGVLLTFLAGAETDWRVLCSEWRGAFALGMLSFLAALVAEVAVVRWILRWAWSASLLAGVALAPTSIAIVYTVLVDTGMNHIPLGRRMLIACFLSNLAAMVLLGLVFTKPSAWLADIRGIPHCTSGCSVARHLRLSRTCPVMCWW; this is encoded by the coding sequence ATGAACGTTTGGTGGACGGCGTTTATCTGGGTAGCTCTGGCGCTAGCCGCATCGGTGGTTTCCATCCGTCTGGCGCTGAGCGTTGCGCTGGCGGAAATCCTGTTCGGCGTGCTGGGAGGCAACTTGCTACATATTCAGACCAACGAGTGGATTAACTTTCTGGCAGGGCTGGGCGGTGTGTTGCTCACCTTTCTGGCAGGCGCGGAAACCGATTGGCGCGTGCTATGCAGCGAGTGGAGGGGGGCATTTGCGTTGGGAATGCTCTCTTTCTTGGCTGCGCTGGTCGCTGAAGTGGCGGTGGTTCGGTGGATCCTAAGGTGGGCATGGAGTGCCTCGCTCCTTGCGGGTGTGGCACTGGCGCCTACCTCCATTGCCATCGTATACACCGTGTTGGTGGATACCGGCATGAACCACATACCTCTGGGTAGACGGATGCTGATCGCCTGCTTTCTATCCAACCTAGCTGCGATGGTGCTGTTGGGCTTGGTTTTTACCAAACCGAGCGCGTGGCTAGCGGACATCAGGGGCATTCCACATTGCACGAGCGGGTGTTCGGTAGCACGGCATCTTCGATTGTCGCGCACGTGCCCTGTCATGTGCTGGTGGTGA
- a CDS encoding MFS transporter, which translates to MTYEGARSITGPFLGTLGASGAVVGFVSGLGELAGYALRLVSGYLSDRTRRYWLLTFTGYTVNLLAVPLLALAGHWLLASTLIVVERLGKAIRTPARDAMLSHATRQMGHGWGFGLHEAMDQIGAVLGPLIVFAVLSYRNDYRLGFAVLLVPALLALMALTVARLQFPRPQELESKAVPLQTRGFSQTYWLYLGAVGLVAAGYADFPLMAYHFGKTGVVASSHIALFYALAMGVDAIGALVLGRLFDRIGFYTLILATVISAGFAPLAFLGGFFGAVSGAILWGIGMSAQESVMRAAVAQLVPSERRGTGFGVFHTGYGLAWFIGSALMGWLYDRSVLALVTFSVLTQVAAMVAFMALARGHNRHLH; encoded by the coding sequence ATGACCTACGAGGGCGCACGCAGCATCACCGGACCCTTCCTGGGTACACTGGGCGCGAGTGGCGCAGTGGTGGGCTTCGTCTCCGGGCTGGGGGAGCTGGCAGGCTACGCCTTGCGCCTGGTCTCGGGCTACCTCAGTGACCGCACCCGCCGCTACTGGCTGCTGACCTTCACGGGCTACACAGTGAACCTTCTGGCAGTGCCCTTACTCGCGCTGGCTGGACACTGGTTGCTGGCATCCACGCTGATTGTGGTGGAACGGCTCGGCAAAGCCATCCGCACTCCGGCACGCGACGCCATGCTCTCCCACGCCACCCGGCAGATGGGGCATGGCTGGGGGTTCGGTCTGCATGAGGCGATGGACCAGATAGGTGCGGTGCTGGGACCACTGATTGTCTTTGCTGTGCTTTCCTATCGCAACGATTACCGGCTGGGGTTTGCCGTGTTACTGGTACCCGCGTTACTGGCGTTGATGGCGCTCACTGTAGCCAGGCTGCAGTTTCCCCGTCCGCAGGAGCTGGAGTCCAAAGCGGTTCCCCTGCAAACGCGCGGCTTCAGCCAGACCTACTGGCTGTATCTGGGCGCGGTCGGACTGGTGGCGGCAGGCTATGCGGACTTCCCCCTGATGGCATATCACTTCGGCAAGACAGGTGTGGTGGCATCCAGCCATATCGCGCTGTTTTATGCGCTGGCGATGGGTGTGGATGCCATCGGTGCGCTGGTGCTGGGACGGCTTTTTGACCGCATCGGTTTTTACACGCTGATTCTCGCGACGGTGATTTCCGCCGGATTTGCACCTCTGGCGTTTCTGGGCGGATTCTTCGGAGCCGTCTCCGGGGCGATTCTGTGGGGTATCGGCATGAGCGCGCAGGAATCGGTGATGCGGGCGGCGGTGGCGCAGCTGGTTCCCTCCGAACGTCGCGGCACCGGTTTCGGTGTCTTTCACACGGGCTACGGGCTGGCATGGTTTATCGGCAGTGCATTGATGGGCTGGCTGTATGACCGCTCGGTGCTCGCGCTGGTAACCTTTTCGGTTCTGACGCAGGTGGCGGCGATGGTCGCGTTCATGGCTCTGGCGCGCGGGCACAATCGCCATCTGCACTAG
- a CDS encoding biotin transporter BioY has product MTVADAFRPVAKPYALIYDIGCILAGTLFIAWSARVAIPLPFSPVPITGQTLAVLLMAVLLGSRRASMCAVTYLAEGAVGYPVFAKGAAGVSHLLGPTGGYLFGFVAAAYAVGLLAERGWDRQYGTALAAMLMGNVIIYLFGLPWLAVFVGVERTLALGLLPFIPGDVAKLLVATALLPWGRKLLAQSRQSSADGDCARAPEP; this is encoded by the coding sequence ATGACCGTTGCTGATGCATTTCGTCCTGTGGCTAAACCGTATGCTCTGATATACGACATCGGTTGCATTCTTGCGGGCACATTGTTCATCGCATGGAGTGCGCGTGTCGCGATACCTTTACCGTTCAGCCCCGTCCCTATCACCGGGCAGACGCTGGCGGTGCTACTGATGGCTGTACTGTTAGGCAGTCGTCGCGCCAGCATGTGTGCGGTGACTTATCTTGCCGAAGGCGCAGTCGGATACCCGGTGTTTGCTAAAGGAGCAGCAGGAGTGTCGCACCTGCTGGGGCCCACTGGAGGCTATCTGTTTGGCTTTGTGGCAGCAGCGTATGCGGTCGGACTGTTGGCAGAGCGCGGCTGGGATCGCCAGTATGGCACGGCGCTTGCGGCGATGCTGATGGGCAACGTTATCATTTACCTGTTTGGCTTGCCCTGGCTGGCAGTGTTTGTCGGAGTAGAGCGGACTCTGGCGTTGGGGTTGTTGCCCTTTATCCCTGGCGACGTTGCCAAGCTGCTGGTTGCGACCGCGCTGCTGCCATGGGGACGGAAACTGCTGGCACAGAGCAGGCAATCTAGTGCAGATGGCGATTGTGCCCGCGCGCCAGAGCCATGA
- a CDS encoding hydrogenase maturation protease — translation MSCPILVIGYGNTLRQDDGFGWWVAERLIEEPVEGVQVIACHQLTPDLAEPLSQCRVAVFVDAREGEPVGELDWETVAATPSANASFTHSAGPAELCLIAQAVYGSAPAQAYLLTVKSVHFEHQERLSPEVEKAVERATAMIRRFVLRTAGGASQPSLPLEGDRLLDYHNA, via the coding sequence ATGTCCTGCCCCATTCTGGTCATCGGTTACGGCAATACCCTCCGGCAAGATGACGGCTTCGGCTGGTGGGTTGCAGAGCGTCTGATCGAGGAACCTGTGGAAGGTGTACAGGTCATCGCCTGCCACCAGCTGACTCCCGACCTTGCCGAGCCGCTCAGTCAATGCCGCGTAGCCGTTTTCGTCGACGCGAGAGAGGGTGAACCCGTGGGTGAGCTGGATTGGGAAACCGTCGCCGCTACACCCTCCGCCAACGCCTCTTTCACTCATTCCGCAGGTCCCGCCGAGCTGTGCCTCATTGCGCAGGCAGTGTACGGTTCGGCTCCGGCGCAGGCATACCTGCTCACCGTGAAAAGTGTGCATTTCGAACACCAGGAGAGGCTGTCGCCCGAAGTGGAAAAGGCTGTAGAACGGGCGACGGCTATGATCAGACGTTTTGTGCTTCGCACCGCTGGCGGTGCGAGCCAGCCCTCATTACCTCTGGAAGGTGACCGGCTGCTCGATTACCACAACGCCTGA
- a CDS encoding Ni/Fe hydrogenase subunit alpha, whose protein sequence is MAQTLTIDPITRIEGHAKITIQLDEQGIVRDARIHITQFRGFEKLCEGRRFSEMPALTARICGICPVSHLIASGKACDALLAVRIPETAEKLRRIFNLAQLVQSHALSFFHLSSPDFLLGMDADPAVRNIVGVIQANPQMARDGIRLRQIGQQMIEWLAGKRIHPSWIVPGGVAQPLSAEKREQMLASIPEGIDITQRAIAWFKKTMNQFSEEIQTFANFPSLFLGLVTETGALEHYDGVLRVVDSAGNVIADKIDPNDYEHYIGEAVEPWTYLKFPYYKPIGYPEGVYRVGPLARLNLIDRCGTPRADEAWAEFRALERGAVLSSFYYHYARLIEILYGLERIQQLLHEPDILDTRVQAMAGPNRSEGIGVAEAPRGTLIHHYRIDKDGLITWANLIIATGHNNLAMNRGILQAAKHFVKGDRIQEGMLNRVEAVIRCFDPCLSCSTHAVGQMPLHIQLLSPTGEVLDEVRR, encoded by the coding sequence ATGGCTCAAACGTTGACCATAGACCCGATCACGCGCATCGAGGGACATGCCAAAATCACCATCCAGCTGGATGAACAGGGCATCGTGCGCGATGCGCGTATCCATATCACCCAGTTTCGCGGCTTCGAGAAGCTGTGCGAGGGACGGCGATTCAGCGAAATGCCCGCGCTGACCGCGCGCATCTGCGGTATCTGCCCCGTCAGCCACCTCATCGCCTCCGGCAAGGCGTGCGATGCCCTGCTGGCGGTGCGCATCCCTGAAACCGCAGAGAAGCTGCGGCGCATTTTCAATCTCGCTCAGCTGGTACAGTCGCACGCGCTCAGCTTCTTCCACCTCTCCTCACCCGATTTCCTCCTAGGCATGGACGCCGACCCTGCCGTGCGCAACATTGTGGGCGTGATTCAGGCAAACCCGCAGATGGCGCGCGATGGCATCCGTCTGCGCCAGATTGGCCAGCAGATGATCGAGTGGCTGGCGGGTAAGCGCATCCACCCCTCCTGGATCGTACCGGGTGGGGTAGCCCAGCCGCTCAGCGCGGAGAAGCGCGAGCAGATGCTGGCAAGCATCCCCGAAGGTATCGATATCACCCAGCGCGCTATCGCCTGGTTCAAAAAGACCATGAACCAGTTCAGCGAAGAGATACAGACCTTCGCCAACTTCCCCTCGCTGTTCCTGGGACTGGTGACCGAAACAGGCGCACTGGAACACTACGACGGCGTGCTTCGCGTGGTCGATTCCGCCGGTAACGTCATCGCCGATAAGATCGACCCCAACGATTATGAGCATTATATCGGCGAGGCGGTCGAACCGTGGACCTACCTGAAGTTCCCCTACTACAAGCCGATTGGCTATCCCGAGGGAGTGTACCGGGTGGGTCCGCTGGCGAGGTTGAACCTGATAGACCGGTGCGGTACGCCACGTGCCGATGAGGCATGGGCGGAGTTCCGAGCACTGGAGCGAGGGGCGGTGCTCAGCTCGTTCTACTACCACTATGCCCGCCTGATTGAAATACTGTACGGGCTGGAGCGTATCCAGCAGCTACTGCATGAGCCGGATATCCTCGATACGCGCGTGCAGGCGATGGCGGGGCCCAACCGCAGCGAGGGCATCGGTGTGGCGGAAGCACCCCGCGGTACACTCATCCACCACTATCGCATCGATAAAGATGGGTTGATTACCTGGGCGAATCTGATTATCGCCACCGGACACAACAACCTCGCGATGAATCGAGGTATCTTGCAGGCGGCGAAACACTTTGTGAAGGGCGACCGCATTCAGGAGGGAATGCTCAACCGGGTGGAAGCGGTCATCCGCTGCTTTGACCCCTGCCTGAGCTGCTCCACACACGCTGTGGGGCAGATGCCGCTGCACATCCAGCTGCTCTCACCCACCGGCGAGGTTCTGGATGAGGTGAGGCGGTAA
- a CDS encoding NADP oxidoreductase produces MSKKRIATVWLDGCSGCHMSFLDMDERLVEVFQQADLVYSPLVDLKEFPEEVDITLVEGAVSSEEDLHKIRMVRERTKILVAFGDCAVTGNVPSMRNPFGTNAVLQRAYLENVTLHPQVPREVIPALIEKARPVHEVVKVDVFIPGCPPSAETIFLALSDLLADRMPDMAKLTRFGA; encoded by the coding sequence ATGAGCAAGAAACGCATAGCAACCGTATGGCTGGACGGCTGCTCCGGTTGCCACATGTCCTTTCTGGACATGGACGAGCGGCTGGTGGAGGTGTTCCAGCAGGCGGATTTAGTATACAGCCCCCTGGTAGACCTGAAGGAGTTTCCTGAAGAGGTGGATATCACCCTGGTCGAAGGGGCAGTGAGCAGTGAGGAAGACCTGCACAAGATCCGAATGGTGCGCGAGCGCACGAAGATACTGGTGGCTTTTGGCGACTGCGCGGTGACCGGTAACGTGCCCTCCATGCGCAACCCGTTCGGCACAAACGCGGTATTACAGCGGGCGTACCTCGAAAACGTCACGTTACACCCGCAGGTGCCGCGTGAGGTCATTCCCGCGCTCATCGAGAAGGCGCGTCCGGTACACGAAGTGGTGAAGGTAGATGTGTTCATTCCCGGATGCCCGCCTTCGGCAGAGACCATCTTCCTCGCGCTCAGCGACCTTCTGGCAGACCGGATGCCGGATATGGCGAAGCTGACGCGCTTTGGAGCGTAG
- the hoxU gene encoding bidirectional hydrogenase complex protein HoxU: MNQPVRVKTLKIDDRDVSGREDETILEVARQNGIFIPTLCNLEGLTPIGACRLCLVEIKGVSRLLPACVTRVEEGMEVYTQSERLQKYRRMVLELLFSERNHICSVCVVNGHCELQSMAQILGMTHVSVPYRFPRLPVDASHERFVVDHNRCILCTRCVRVCDEIEGAHTWDVMGRGIDSRVITDLNQPWGESETCTSCGKCVNVCPTGALFEKGKPVYERLKKRQFLPYLTMMREERR, from the coding sequence ATGAATCAGCCAGTTCGCGTCAAAACGCTGAAGATAGATGACCGCGATGTGAGCGGTCGTGAAGACGAGACCATCCTCGAGGTCGCCCGGCAAAACGGCATCTTCATCCCGACGCTGTGCAACCTGGAAGGGCTGACCCCAATCGGCGCGTGCCGATTGTGCCTGGTGGAGATAAAGGGTGTGTCGCGTCTGCTACCTGCGTGCGTGACGCGGGTCGAAGAGGGGATGGAGGTGTACACGCAGTCCGAGCGACTGCAGAAGTACCGCCGCATGGTGCTGGAGTTGCTCTTCTCCGAGCGCAATCACATCTGCTCGGTGTGCGTGGTGAACGGACACTGCGAGCTACAGAGCATGGCGCAGATACTGGGCATGACGCATGTCAGCGTGCCCTACCGTTTCCCGCGCCTGCCGGTAGACGCCAGCCACGAGCGATTCGTGGTGGACCACAACCGGTGCATCCTGTGCACGCGATGCGTGCGCGTGTGCGACGAGATCGAGGGCGCACACACCTGGGATGTGATGGGGCGTGGTATAGACAGCCGCGTTATCACCGACCTGAACCAGCCGTGGGGCGAGTCCGAAACCTGCACCAGCTGCGGCAAGTGCGTGAACGTCTGCCCCACCGGTGCGCTGTTTGAGAAGGGCAAGCCAGTCTACGAGCGGCTGAAGAAGCGGCAGTTTCTGCCCTACCTCACCATGATGCGGGAGGAACGGCGATGA
- the nuoF gene encoding NADH-quinone oxidoreductase subunit NuoF, protein MTPEELRKLAESQEGARPEPRHRIKICVAAGCLSAGSDRVREALQNEIAQRGLEGECEVKGVGCLGLCTAGPLMLVEPDGVMYQNVTETDAADIVQSLGKKPVERLVCPSDMSFFTKQYKIVLENSGVIDPEKIEDYIARDGYTALARVLEDMSPQDVIDEITRSGLRGRGGAGYPTGLKWSTVAKAGGSRKFVICNADEGDPGAFMDRSVLESDPHRVLEGMAIAAYAVGASQGFLYVRAEYPLAVKRLRTAIRQAERLGLLGNNICGTTFSFHVDIRLGAGAFVCGEETALIASIEGKRGQPRPRPPYPAEYGLWGYPTLINNVETFANVAPIIRNGGDWFASIGTEKSKGTKVFALAGRVKNTGLIEVPMGITLREIIFDIGGGIPDGHQFKAVQTGGPSGGCIPEQYLDMPVDYESLAKVGSIMGSGGMIVMDETSCMVDVAKFFMDFCVTESCGKCVPCRVGTAQMYHLLDKITSGQATMDDLALLEELCDMVKYTSLCGLGQTAPNPVLSTLQYFRDEYIAHIVDKQCPAGVCQMRH, encoded by the coding sequence ATGACCCCAGAGGAACTGCGTAAGCTGGCAGAGTCTCAGGAAGGGGCTCGCCCTGAACCCCGGCACCGCATCAAGATATGCGTCGCGGCAGGGTGTCTGTCCGCAGGCAGCGACCGCGTTCGGGAGGCTCTGCAAAACGAAATCGCCCAGCGCGGACTGGAGGGCGAGTGCGAGGTCAAAGGGGTTGGCTGTCTCGGATTATGTACGGCGGGCCCACTGATGCTCGTCGAACCCGACGGCGTGATGTATCAGAATGTCACCGAGACAGACGCTGCCGACATTGTGCAAAGCCTGGGGAAGAAGCCGGTGGAGCGGCTGGTATGCCCCTCCGATATGTCCTTCTTCACCAAGCAGTACAAGATTGTGCTGGAAAACAGCGGGGTCATCGACCCCGAGAAGATAGAGGACTACATCGCCCGCGACGGTTACACTGCGCTGGCGCGTGTGCTGGAAGACATGTCCCCTCAGGACGTGATTGACGAGATTACCCGTAGCGGACTGCGCGGACGCGGCGGCGCAGGCTACCCAACGGGCTTGAAGTGGAGCACCGTTGCCAAAGCGGGAGGCAGTCGCAAGTTTGTTATCTGCAACGCCGACGAAGGCGACCCCGGCGCGTTCATGGACCGCAGCGTGCTGGAGAGTGACCCACACCGTGTGCTGGAAGGCATGGCGATCGCCGCCTACGCGGTGGGCGCCAGTCAGGGCTTCCTGTATGTGCGTGCCGAGTACCCCCTGGCGGTCAAACGGCTGCGCACCGCTATCCGGCAGGCAGAACGCCTCGGTCTGTTGGGCAACAACATCTGCGGAACCACCTTCAGCTTCCATGTGGACATTCGCCTGGGCGCCGGTGCTTTTGTGTGTGGCGAGGAAACGGCTCTCATCGCCTCCATCGAGGGCAAACGCGGACAGCCCCGTCCACGCCCACCCTACCCGGCGGAGTACGGATTGTGGGGTTATCCCACCCTGATTAACAACGTGGAAACCTTCGCCAACGTCGCGCCCATTATCCGGAATGGGGGCGACTGGTTCGCCAGCATCGGCACGGAAAAGAGTAAGGGTACCAAGGTATTCGCGCTGGCAGGACGTGTGAAGAACACCGGCTTGATCGAGGTACCGATGGGCATCACCCTGCGCGAGATTATCTTCGACATCGGCGGCGGCATCCCCGACGGACATCAGTTTAAGGCGGTGCAGACCGGGGGTCCCTCGGGCGGGTGCATCCCCGAACAGTATCTCGACATGCCCGTAGACTACGAGTCGCTGGCAAAGGTCGGTTCCATCATGGGTTCAGGAGGTATGATCGTGATGGACGAAACCTCCTGCATGGTGGACGTGGCGAAGTTCTTCATGGACTTCTGCGTCACCGAGTCTTGCGGCAAGTGCGTGCCCTGCCGCGTTGGTACCGCGCAGATGTACCACCTGCTGGATAAGATCACCTCCGGTCAGGCAACGATGGACGACCTTGCCCTGCTGGAGGAGCTGTGCGACATGGTGAAGTACACCAGCCTGTGCGGGCTGGGACAAACCGCACCTAACCCTGTGCTGAGCACGCTCCAGTACTTCCGCGATGAGTACATCGCCCACATCGTGGACAAGCAGTGCCCCGCCGGGGTATGCCAGATGCGTCATTAG